The following coding sequences are from one Beggiatoa alba B18LD window:
- a CDS encoding DUF7004 family protein, with protein sequence MPIILQTFYDGSTVVFDRGRFDDWCVYLHLPLKKRYAPSDTEYFTRLQQLATQHGAQSLYNDYVEIYAQTTAKIDSDVLTLILDVAEKYQEDALEIAIWFTVIYAGMVAEENKEKAILKKRIKRLGMYQTLIEQIDPKIAAHFSRGKKWRELDELCKTKGF encoded by the coding sequence ATGCCAATAATTTTGCAAACTTTTTATGATGGAAGTACTGTTGTATTTGATCGAGGGCGTTTTGATGATTGGTGTGTTTATTTACATTTACCACTAAAAAAACGTTATGCCCCCTCTGATACAGAGTACTTCACCCGTTTACAACAATTAGCGACACAACACGGAGCGCAAAGTTTATATAATGATTATGTAGAAATTTACGCACAAACGACCGCTAAAATTGATAGCGATGTATTAACGCTTATTTTAGACGTAGCAGAAAAATATCAAGAAGATGCATTAGAGATTGCCATCTGGTTTACCGTGATTTATGCGGGGATGGTGGCGGAGGAAAATAAAGAAAAGGCGATTTTAAAAAAACGTATTAAACGCCTTGGGATGTATCAAACCTTGATAGAACAAATAGACCCAAAGATTGCGGCACATTTTAGTCGCGGAAAAAAGTGGCGTGAACTAGACGAACTTTGTAAAACAAAAGGGTTTTAA
- a CDS encoding class I SAM-dependent methyltransferase: MLHFPPTENNFFITDTPQKFNFIPTTAIEQQLLQIPIPYIAGHCSVCQDTTHLQFSPAFYTAIQQQTFVNWREDLSCECCHFNARMRATVELIQYLIAQQLPRETYISEAVTPLYHHLSTRLPKLIGSEFLGIDKVGGKVYEYLGQSVQHEDLTHLSFANESFDLILSFDVLEHVSAYHQAFNEIYRVLTKGGRFLFSVPIHLDKSKTLIRATQDTKGHITHLLPPEYHGDPVNQAGVLCFQDFGLDINLLLRKIGFRYVKFIVAQSAKKYYLGKGHIFLYVEK; the protein is encoded by the coding sequence GTGTTGCACTTTCCGCCGACAGAAAACAATTTTTTTATCACTGATACACCACAAAAATTTAACTTTATTCCGACGACTGCCATAGAACAACAACTGCTACAAATACCTATTCCTTACATTGCGGGTCATTGCAGTGTTTGTCAGGACACCACACATTTACAATTTTCTCCCGCATTTTATACCGCTATTCAACAACAAACTTTTGTCAATTGGCGGGAAGATTTAAGTTGTGAATGCTGTCATTTCAATGCACGGATGCGTGCTACAGTTGAATTGATTCAATACTTAATCGCGCAACAATTACCCCGTGAAACCTATATCAGCGAAGCGGTTACCCCCCTTTATCATCATTTATCAACCCGCTTACCTAAACTCATCGGCAGTGAATTCTTAGGAATCGATAAAGTAGGCGGTAAAGTTTACGAATATCTTGGGCAATCGGTACAACATGAAGATTTAACCCATTTATCTTTTGCTAATGAATCCTTTGATTTAATCCTATCTTTTGATGTTTTAGAACACGTTAGCGCATATCACCAAGCGTTTAACGAGATTTATCGCGTACTAACAAAAGGCGGACGCTTTTTATTCAGCGTACCAATTCATTTAGATAAATCAAAAACCTTAATTCGTGCGACACAAGACACAAAAGGACACATTACACATCTACTCCCCCCTGAATATCATGGCGACCCTGTTAATCAAGCAGGTGTTTTATGTTTTCAAGATTTTGGTTTAGATATTAACTTATTACTGCGAAAAATTGGGTTTCGTTATGTTAAGTTCATTGTTGCGCAATCAGCGAAAAAATACTATTTAGGTAAAGGACATATCTTTTTATATGTAGAAAAATAA